The following is a genomic window from Serratia ficaria.
CAGCGTGGTTTCCGCCGGTTGGGTTTCGGCGATGATCGCCCCCTGCCGGATCGAATAGCGCACCGGCGTTTGCCGCCGCACCGCATCAAAACCGCTTTCCGCCGGCAGGATCACCAGGTTGGCGCTGTTGCCCGCCGCCAGACCGTAATCGCTCAGGTGCAGGGTGCGCGCGCTGTGGCTGGTGATCAGCTTCAGCCCGTCGTCGATTTGGCCATAGCCCATCAGCTGGCAGACGTGCAGCCCCATATGCAGCACCTGCAGCATGTTGGCGGTGCCCAACGGGTACCAGGGATCGAACACGTCGTCGTGGCCGAAGCAGACGTTGATCTCCGCCTCCAGCATCTCCTTCACCCGCGTGATGCCGCGCCGTTTCGGATAGCTGTCGAAGCGCCCCTGCAGGTGAATGTTCACCAGCGGATTGGCGACAAAGTTGATGCCGGACATCTTCAGCAGGCGGAACAGCCGCGAAGCGTAGGCGCCGTTGTAAGAGTGCATCGCCGTGGTGTGGCTGGCGGTCACTTTGGCCCCCATCTCCAGCTTCAGCGCCAGCGCCGCCACCGTTTCGACAAAGCGCGACTGTTCGTCGTCAATCTCGTCGCAGTGCACGTCCACCAGCCGATCGTACTTCTGCGCCAGCGCGAACGCCTTGTGCAGCGATTCCACGCCATACTCGCGGGTAAACTCGAAGTGCGGAATGGCCCCCACCACGTCGGCGCCGAGCCGCAACGCCTCTTCCAGCAGCGCTTCACCGTCGGGATAGGACAAAATGCCCTCCTGCGGGAAGGCGACGATCTGCAGCGTCACCCAGGGCGCCGCCTCCAGCTTCACCTCCAGCATGGCGCGCAGCGCGGTCAGGGTGGGATCGGAAACGTCCACGTGGGTGCGCACGTATTGCACGCCGTTGGCTATCTGCCACTTCAGCGTCTGCCAGGCGCGCTGCTTGACGTCCTCGTGGGTCAGCGACGCCTTGCGCTCGGCCCAGCGTTCGATGCCTTCAAACAGCGTGCCGGACTGATTCCAGGCCGGCTGACCGGCGGTCTGGGTGGTGTCCAGGTGGATATGCGGCTCGACAAAGGCCGGCAGCGCCAGCCCGCCCTGCGCGTCCAGCGCGTCAGTGCGCCATTCCTGCCCTTCCGGCTGCGGCACGATATGAGCGATGCGCCCCTGTTCGATGGCAAGCTGCCACAGCCCTTCATGCCCGCTCAAACGCAGGTTGTCGATAAACTTCAATGGACTCTTGGCCACCCTTCACCTCTGCTGTTGCGGCTGGTTTTCTTCATCATACTGCCAGCGGATTGGGCTGACAAAAGCCGATTGCGAGAGTGCGCCCGCGCCCTACTCCCCGAGAGGCAAATGATCCGGTCACTGTCACGTTTCAGCTAAAGGTGAATAAAATCCGCAACTTAACAAATAGATAGAAAAATCATTGGCATACCACATAAGGGGTATATGAGGGCCGGCTTGATTTGCATCAATAAATTGCCCGCCGGGAGGAATAAGGTAAGCCTAGGAAATCAGAATTTTGAGGCAATAATGAGCAGAGTCAAACTTGCCGTCATCGGCAACGGCATGGTCGGCCACCGGTTTATCGAAGATCTGCTGGAGAAAGCAGACCGGGACCAGTTCGAGATCACGGTGTTCTGTGAAGAGCCGCGCATCGCCTACGACCGCGTTCACCTGTCTTCGTACTTCTCCCACCACACCGCCGAAGAGCTGTCGCTGGTGCGCGAAGGCTTTTACGAAAAACAGGGCGTGAAGGTGCTGGTCGGCGAACGCGCCATTACCATCAACCGCGGTGAGAAAGTCATTCATTCCAACACCGGGCGCACTCTCTACTACGACAAGCTGATCATGGCCACCGGTTCCTATCCGTGGATCCCGCCGATTAAAGGCTCGGACAGCCAGGACTGCTTCGTTTACCGCACCATCGAAGATCTGAACGCCATCGAAGCCTGCGCGCGCCGCAGCAAACGCGGCGCGGTGGTCGGCGGCGGTCTGCTGGGGTTGGAAGCCGCCGGCGCGCTGAAAAGCCTGGGGGTGGAAACCCACGTGATCGAATTCGCCCCGGTGCTGATGGCCGAGCAGCTCGATCCGATGGGCGGCGACCAGCTGCGCCGCAAGATCGAACGCATGGGCGTTAAGGTGCATACCGGTAAAAATACCCAAGAGATCGTCAACGGCGGCACCACCGCGCGCAAAACCATGCAGTTCGCCGACGGCAGCGCGCTGGAAGTCGACTTCATCGTGTTCTCCACCGGCATCCGCGCCCAGGACAAACTGGCGCACCAGTGCGGGCTGGCCACCGCTCGCCGCGGCGGCATTGTCATCAACGACAGCTGCCAGACCTCGGATCCGGACGTTTACGCCATCGGCGAATGCGCCTCCTGGCGCGAGCGCACCTTCGGCCTGGTGGCGCCCGGCTACAAAATGGCGCAGGTGGCGGCCGACCATCTGCTGGGCCGAGAAAACGCTTTCCGGGGCGCGGACATGAGCGCCAAGCTGAAGCTGCTGGGCGTTGACGTAGGCGGCATCGGCGATGCCCACGGCCGCACCGAAGGCGCGCGCAGCTACGTGTATCTGGATGAAAGCAAAGAAGTCTATAAACGCATCTGGGTCAGCGCCGACAGCAAAACCCTGCTCGGCGCGGTGCTGGTGGGCGATACCAGCGACTACGGCAACCTGCTGCAGCTGGCGTTGAACGGCATCGCGCTGCCGGAGAACCCGGATGGGCTGATCCTGCCGGCGCACGCCGGCAGCAAGCCGGCGATCGGCGTGGACTCGCTGCCGGAAAGCGCGCAGATTTGCTCCTGCTTCGACGTCAGCAAAGGCGACATCATCAAGGCGGTCAACATGGGCTGCCACACGGTGGCGGCGCTCAAGGCCGAAACCAAGGCCGGCACCGGCTGCGGCGGCTGCATTCCGCTGATCACCCAGGTGCTGAACGCCGAATTGAGCAAACAGGGCATCGAGGTCAACCACCACCTGTGCGAACACTTCGCCTACTCGCGCCAGGAGCTGTATCACCTGATCCGCGTCGAGGGCATCAAGTCCTTCGACCAACTGCTGGCCAAATACGGCCAGGGCTACGGCTGCGAAGTGTGCAAGCCGACCGTCGGCTCGCTGCTGGCCTCATGTTGGAACGAGTATATCCTGAAGCCGCAGCATACGCCGCTGCAGGACACCAACGACAACTTCCTCGGCAACATCCAGAAAGACGGCACCTACTCGGTGATCCCGCGTTCGGCCGGCGGCGAAATCACCCCGGACGGGTTGCTGGCCATCGGCCGCATCGCCAAAGAGTACAACCTCTACACCAAGATGACCGGCTCGCAGCGCATCGGCATGTTCGGCGCGCAAAAAGACGACCTGCCGGCCATCTGGAGCAGGCTGCTGGCCGCCGGCTTCGAAACCGGCCACGCCTACGCCAAGGCGCTGCGCATGGCGAAAACCTGCGTGGGCAGCACCTGGTGCCGCTACGGCGTCGGCGACAGCGTCGGCTTCGGCGTTACGCTGGAGCACCGCTACAAAGGCATCCGCACCCCGCACAAAATGAAGTTCGGCGTCTCGGGCTGCACCCGCGAATGCGCCGAGGCGCAGGGCAAGGACGTCGGCATCATCGCCACCGAGAACGGCTGGAACCTGTACGTCTGCGGCAACGGCGGCATGAAACCGCGCCACGCCGATCTGCTGGCCGCCGACCTCGACGGCGACACGCTGGTGCGCTACCTCGACCGCTTTATGATGTTCTATATCCGCACCGCCGATAAGCTGCAGCGCACCTCGGTGTGGCTGGAAAGCCTGGAAGGCGGCATCGATTACCTGCGCAAGGTGATCGTCGACGACAAGCTCGGCATCAACGACCAGCTGGAGACCGAGATCGCCCGCCTGCGCGACGCGGTGGTCTGCGAGTGGCGAGAGACCCTCGAACACCCGGAAACGCAGCGGCGTTTCGCCCACTTTATCAACAGCCCGCTGCGCGACCCGAACGTCCAGGTGGTGACCGAGCGCGAGCAGCATCGCCCGGCGCGCCCTGACGAGCGCATTCCCGTTACCCTGCTCGACACCGAGGAGAACCCCGCATGAGCCAGTGGATTACCGTTTGTCCCGTCGCCGATATCCTGCCCGGCACCGGCGTGTGCGCCCTGATTGGCGATCGCCAGGTGGCGGTGTTCCGCCCCTATGCCGATGAGCGGGTGTTCGCCATCAGCAATATCGACCCCTTCGCCCAGGCCAGCGTCTTGTCTCGCGGCCTGATCGCCGAACATCAGGGCGAGCTGTGGATCGCCAGCCCGCTGAAGAAACAGCATTTTCGCCTGAACGACGGTCACTGCCTGGAAGACGGCGCGCATTCCATCGCGAGTTTCACCAGCCGGGTGGTCGACGGCCTGGTGCAGATAGCCGCCTGACCCCCACAACGTTCCGAGGATCGCCGATGGATTACCTGCCGATTTTTTGCCGGTTGCAACACAAGGCCTGCCTGTTGGTCGGCGGCGGAGAAGTCGCCGAACGCAAGGCGCGCCTGCTGCTCGACGCCGGGGCGGCGCTGACCGTCAATGCCTGCGAGTTCAGCCCGCAGTTCCGGCGGTGGGCCGATGAGGGCCGACTGACGCTGGTCGAGGGCGAATTCACCCCGGCGTTGCTGGCGGAAAAATGGCTGGCGATCGCCGCGACCGATCGGCTGGAGGTCAACGCGCGGGTGTATCAGTGTGCCAACCGGCAGCGGGTGTTCTGCAACGTGGTGGATGATCCGAAGCGCGCCAGCTTTATCATGCCGTCGATCATCGACCGCTCGCCGATCATGGTGGCGGTCTCGTCCGGCGGTAAAGCACCGGTGCTGGCCCGCCTGCTGCGCGAGAAGCTGGAAGCGGCGTTGCCGCAGCACCTCGGCAAGCTGGCGCAGCTGGGCGGCGCGCTGCGCCAGCGGGTAAAACGGCGCTTTGCCGGCGCCGGTGCGCGTCGGCGCTTCTGGGAGCGGCTGTTCGCCCACCATCGCTTGGCGCAGTCGCTGGCCAACAACGACGATGCGCAGGCCGAACGCCAGTTGGAACGGCTGTTCAGCGAGCAGCCGGCAGATCGGGGCGAAGTGGTGCTGGTCGGCGCCGGCCCCGGCGACGCCGGCCTGTTGACGCTGAAGGGCCTGCAGCAGATCCAGCAGGCCGACGTGGTGGTTTACGACAGGCTGGTGTCGGACGACGTCATGGCGCTGGTGCGCCGCGACGCCGAACGCATTTTCGTCGGCAAACGCGCCGGCCACCACTGCGTGCCGCAGGAGCAGATCAACCAAATCCTGCTGCAGCAGGCGCTGCAAGGCAGGCGCGTGGTGCGGCTGAAAGGCGGCGATCCCTTTATCTTCGGCCGCGGCGGCGAAGAGCTGGAAACGCTGGCGGACGCCGGTGTTCCGTTCTCGGTGGTGCCGGGCATCACCGCCGCCTCCGGCTGTGCGGCCTACGGCGGCATCCCGCTCACCCACCGCGACCACGCGCAAAGCGTGCGGCTGGTCACCGGCCACGCCCGGGCCGACGGCGGGCTGGACTGGGCGCCGCTGGCCGCCGGGCAGCAAACGCTGGTGTTCTATATGGGGCTGTCGCAGGCGGCGGAAATCCAGCGCCAGCTGATCGCCCACGGTCTGGCGGCCACCACGCCGGTGGCGCTGGTGGAAAACGGCACGTCATGCCGCCAGAGGGTGATCGAGGGGGAACTGCGTCAGTTGGCCGCTCTGGCGCAGCGGGCCGCCAGCCCGAGTTTAATCATCGTCGGCAGCGTGGTCGGCCTGCGGCGCAAGCTCAACTGGTTTTCCGGCGAGGAAACGGCGGAAAATCTCGCCCGGCAAGCCTGAGGCAGAGTTAAAAAAAAGCGGCCATTGGCCGCTTTTTTCGCTTGTCCGCCATTATTGCGGCGGCGGCACAAAACCGACGGCCTGATAGACCTTCGCCAGGGTTTCCTGCGCGCGCGCGCGCGCCTTGGCGGCGCCGTCGCGCATCACCTGCTGCAGGTAGGCTTCGTCGTTGCGGAAGCGATGGTAACGCTCCTGCAGCTCGCCCAGCATGCCGGACACGGCTTCGGCCACCGCGCCCTTCAGGTGGCCGTACATCTGGCCTGCAAACTCGGCTTCCAGCTGCGCGATGCTCTTGCCGGTCACGCCGGCGAGGATATCCAGCAGGTTGGAGACGCCCGCCTTGTTGACCACGTCGTAGCGCACCACCGGCGGCTCTTCGGAGTCGGTCATCGCACGCTTGATCTTCTTGGTGACCGCTTTCGGATCTTCCAGCAGGCCAATCACGTTGTTGCGGTTGTCGTCCGACTTGGACATCTTCTTGGTCGGTTCCTGCAACGACATCACGCGCGCGCCGGACTTGGGAATGAACGGCTCAGGCACCTTGAACACCTCGCCGTACAGCGCATTGAAACGCTGGCCCACGTCGCGGCTCAGCTCCAGATGCTGCTTTTGGTCTTCGCCGACCGGCACCTGGTTGGTTTGATACAGCAGGATGTCCGCCGCCATCAGCACCGGGTAGCTGAACAGGCCGGCGTTGATGTTCTCCGCGTAGCGCGCGGATTTATCCTTGAACTGGGTCATGCGGCTCAGCTCGCCGAAGTAGGTATAGCAGTTCAGCACCCAGCTCAGTTGGGTATGTTCCGGCACGTGCGACTGCACGAAGATGGTGCTTTTTTCCGGATCGATGCCGCAGGCCAGGTACAGCGCCAGCGTATCCAGCGTGGCCTTGCGCAGCTTTTCCGCGTCCTGACGCACGGTGATGGCGTGCAGATCGACGATGCAATAAATGCAGTCGTAGTCGTCCTGCATCTGAACCCACTGACGCAGCGCACCCATGTAGTTGCCGATGGTCAGTTCGCCGGACGGCTGCGCGCCGCTAAATACGATGGGCTTACTCATGTTTAAATTTCCTGATTCTCTAAAGATGACAGCCCAAGAGCGGGCAACAAATCGGCGAAGCGCTCCAACACGCGGTCGGGGTGGCTCAGGGCGATCGACTCGCCGTAGTTATAACCGTAGGTAAAGCCGACGCTGGGGCAGCCGGCCGCCTGCGCGGCCTGAATATCATTGCGCGAATCGCCGATGAACAGCAGCTCATTGGCGCGCAGGCCAAGCTTGCCGAGCACCAGATACAGCGGCGCCGGATGCGGTTTCTTTTCCGTCACGTCATCGCCGCCGATCACCAGCGAGAAATGCCGGCCGATGCCGAGCGCGGCCAGCAACGGCGCGACAAACGGCGTCGGCTTGTTGGTCACCAGCGCCATCGGATAGCCCTGCGCGGCCAGGCGAGCCAGCGTCTCTTGCACCTGCGGGAACAGGCGGCTGCCGCCGTCGACGGTTTGCGCATAGAAATGATCGAAACGCGCACGCAGTCGGCTGCAGTGTTCCGGCGCGGCGTCCACCTCGGCCCAGCGCAGCGCGCGCTGCACCAGCACGTCGGCGCCGTTGCCGATCCAGGTGCCGACTCGGGCTTCGCCCGCCTGCGGCAGGCCCATTTCAGCCAGCGCCAGGTCGATGGCGGCCGCCAGACCCGGCGCGCTGTCCACCAGCGTGCCGTCCAGATCGAAAGCCAGGCCGCGGATCGCGCCGAAATCAGCCATGGGTCACCTTCGCCAGCTCGCCGCGCAT
Proteins encoded in this region:
- a CDS encoding cytosine deaminase, with translation MKFIDNLRLSGHEGLWQLAIEQGRIAHIVPQPEGQEWRTDALDAQGGLALPAFVEPHIHLDTTQTAGQPAWNQSGTLFEGIERWAERKASLTHEDVKQRAWQTLKWQIANGVQYVRTHVDVSDPTLTALRAMLEVKLEAAPWVTLQIVAFPQEGILSYPDGEALLEEALRLGADVVGAIPHFEFTREYGVESLHKAFALAQKYDRLVDVHCDEIDDEQSRFVETVAALALKLEMGAKVTASHTTAMHSYNGAYASRLFRLLKMSGINFVANPLVNIHLQGRFDSYPKRRGITRVKEMLEAEINVCFGHDDVFDPWYPLGTANMLQVLHMGLHVCQLMGYGQIDDGLKLITSHSARTLHLSDYGLAAGNSANLVILPAESGFDAVRRQTPVRYSIRQGAIIAETQPAETTLYLQQDEKVDFRR
- the nirB gene encoding nitrite reductase large subunit NirB is translated as MSRVKLAVIGNGMVGHRFIEDLLEKADRDQFEITVFCEEPRIAYDRVHLSSYFSHHTAEELSLVREGFYEKQGVKVLVGERAITINRGEKVIHSNTGRTLYYDKLIMATGSYPWIPPIKGSDSQDCFVYRTIEDLNAIEACARRSKRGAVVGGGLLGLEAAGALKSLGVETHVIEFAPVLMAEQLDPMGGDQLRRKIERMGVKVHTGKNTQEIVNGGTTARKTMQFADGSALEVDFIVFSTGIRAQDKLAHQCGLATARRGGIVINDSCQTSDPDVYAIGECASWRERTFGLVAPGYKMAQVAADHLLGRENAFRGADMSAKLKLLGVDVGGIGDAHGRTEGARSYVYLDESKEVYKRIWVSADSKTLLGAVLVGDTSDYGNLLQLALNGIALPENPDGLILPAHAGSKPAIGVDSLPESAQICSCFDVSKGDIIKAVNMGCHTVAALKAETKAGTGCGGCIPLITQVLNAELSKQGIEVNHHLCEHFAYSRQELYHLIRVEGIKSFDQLLAKYGQGYGCEVCKPTVGSLLASCWNEYILKPQHTPLQDTNDNFLGNIQKDGTYSVIPRSAGGEITPDGLLAIGRIAKEYNLYTKMTGSQRIGMFGAQKDDLPAIWSRLLAAGFETGHAYAKALRMAKTCVGSTWCRYGVGDSVGFGVTLEHRYKGIRTPHKMKFGVSGCTRECAEAQGKDVGIIATENGWNLYVCGNGGMKPRHADLLAADLDGDTLVRYLDRFMMFYIRTADKLQRTSVWLESLEGGIDYLRKVIVDDKLGINDQLETEIARLRDAVVCEWRETLEHPETQRRFAHFINSPLRDPNVQVVTEREQHRPARPDERIPVTLLDTEENPA
- the nirD gene encoding nitrite reductase small subunit NirD, which encodes MSQWITVCPVADILPGTGVCALIGDRQVAVFRPYADERVFAISNIDPFAQASVLSRGLIAEHQGELWIASPLKKQHFRLNDGHCLEDGAHSIASFTSRVVDGLVQIAA
- the cysG gene encoding siroheme synthase CysG, yielding MDYLPIFCRLQHKACLLVGGGEVAERKARLLLDAGAALTVNACEFSPQFRRWADEGRLTLVEGEFTPALLAEKWLAIAATDRLEVNARVYQCANRQRVFCNVVDDPKRASFIMPSIIDRSPIMVAVSSGGKAPVLARLLREKLEAALPQHLGKLAQLGGALRQRVKRRFAGAGARRRFWERLFAHHRLAQSLANNDDAQAERQLERLFSEQPADRGEVVLVGAGPGDAGLLTLKGLQQIQQADVVVYDRLVSDDVMALVRRDAERIFVGKRAGHHCVPQEQINQILLQQALQGRRVVRLKGGDPFIFGRGGEELETLADAGVPFSVVPGITAASGCAAYGGIPLTHRDHAQSVRLVTGHARADGGLDWAPLAAGQQTLVFYMGLSQAAEIQRQLIAHGLAATTPVALVENGTSCRQRVIEGELRQLAALAQRAASPSLIIVGSVVGLRRKLNWFSGEETAENLARQA
- the trpS gene encoding tryptophan--tRNA ligase, which produces MSKPIVFSGAQPSGELTIGNYMGALRQWVQMQDDYDCIYCIVDLHAITVRQDAEKLRKATLDTLALYLACGIDPEKSTIFVQSHVPEHTQLSWVLNCYTYFGELSRMTQFKDKSARYAENINAGLFSYPVLMAADILLYQTNQVPVGEDQKQHLELSRDVGQRFNALYGEVFKVPEPFIPKSGARVMSLQEPTKKMSKSDDNRNNVIGLLEDPKAVTKKIKRAMTDSEEPPVVRYDVVNKAGVSNLLDILAGVTGKSIAQLEAEFAGQMYGHLKGAVAEAVSGMLGELQERYHRFRNDEAYLQQVMRDGAAKARARAQETLAKVYQAVGFVPPPQ
- a CDS encoding phosphoglycolate phosphatase; the protein is MADFGAIRGLAFDLDGTLVDSAPGLAAAIDLALAEMGLPQAGEARVGTWIGNGADVLVQRALRWAEVDAAPEHCSRLRARFDHFYAQTVDGGSRLFPQVQETLARLAAQGYPMALVTNKPTPFVAPLLAALGIGRHFSLVIGGDDVTEKKPHPAPLYLVLGKLGLRANELLFIGDSRNDIQAAQAAGCPSVGFTYGYNYGESIALSHPDRVLERFADLLPALGLSSLENQEI